One Pecten maximus chromosome 7, xPecMax1.1, whole genome shotgun sequence genomic window carries:
- the LOC117331514 gene encoding uncharacterized protein LOC117331514: protein MRMRVNREKSKMADANQKKRRGPKSYLTESARKRRKKESEQRRGEARIYISKEIDRWRKVKEDLALETDSKLAKLLLDSYEFKKISDKSTTSTGHIHMYSTPARRYIPPRECSESEVTISGREMSGVFVQECWKDMSLPGPSTSDFQNQHIQKADITTKEASSFINPFDLTIDVTENVDEDDQTTDDEDYEPSFDITLRSTAELENYHQLILMYAAKRFAYTPPVYKARTILAALDYNFHIDRETKTNADGSVRYHRTYNKKSGRWSAVPYKVKKKYSYISDLISAVVEKRLLDREGMHKSKTLSP, encoded by the exons ATGCGCATGCGCGTAAACCGAGAAAAAAGCAAAATGGCGGACGCAAACCAGAAAAAACGACGAGGTCCTAAAAGTTACTTGACGGAAAGTGCAAGAAAACGAAGGAAAAAAGAATCAGAACAGAGAAGAGGAGAGGCGAGAATCTACATCAGCAAAGAGATAGATAGATGGCGTAAGGTAAAGGAAGATCTCGCACTGGAGACTGATTCTAAATTAGCGAAGCTGCTTCTTGACAG TTatgaatttaagaaaatatcaGATAAATCCACCACTTCAACCGGCCACATCCATATGTATTCCACACCTGCAAGAAGATATATACCTCCACGAGAGTGTTCAGAAAGTGAAGTCACtataag TGGTCGAGAAATGTCAGGAGTGTTTGTGCAAGAATGTTGGAAAGACATGTCATTGCCTGGACCATCCACAAGTGATTTTCA GAATCAACATATTCAGAAGGCCGATATCACTACCAAAGAGGCGAGCAGCTTCATAAATCCTTTTGA CTTAACAATAGATGTCACTGAAAATGTCGACGAGGATGACCAAACCACTGATGATGAGGATTATGAACCAAGTTTCGACATCACTCTCAG AAGTACAGCAGAACTTGAAAACTATCACCAGTTGATATTAATGTATGCAGCCAAAAGGTTTGCTTACACTCCGCCTGTTTACAAGGCACGCACCATTTTGGCAGCTCTTGACTACAACTTCCACATCGATAGAGAAACAAAGACAAATGCAGATGGCTCAGTAAG gTACCACAGAACTTACAACAAGAAAAGTGGAAGGTGGTCCGCTGTGCCCTACAAAGTGAAAAAGAAATACAGCTACATCAGTGACCTGATTTCTGCTGTAGTTGAAAAGAGGCTACTTGATAGAGAAGGAATGCATAAAAGCAAGACGTTATCGCCCTAA